Within the Pseudomonas chlororaphis subsp. aurantiaca genome, the region TGCTTTCCGCCATGCTGCAGCTAACCTCCATCACTGCTAGCCATCGCGATTTCCGCCAGTACGGCACACATGGTTAGAACTCTTGAGTCATTACCGATCCGACACACGGAAGCGAGGACTAGCAAATGCCATCATTTATCGTGAATAGAAACGTTCAAGCAAATGGCGACTACGAAGTGCACAACACGACGACTGGCTGTCAGTTCATGCCGTTGCCTGCCAATCAGGCATCGCTGGGAAGTCATACATCGTGCGCTGGTGCTGTAAGCGCCGCTCGAGCGGCTAACCCCACCCTAAGGATTAATGGTTGTTACTATTGCTGCAATCCTTGCCACACCAGCTAGATTCTCGACTACCGATAGGGGATTTTTAGCCTGTATCTGAGATTGTGCGATCATAGGGCCAAGCAAGCTGTATCCCTACGTGTATCCCGAACCGTGAAATCTGGCTGTAGGCCACGGATTACATGGAAGACTACAGTCTCCCTCGGGCACCAAACGCAACAAGTAGCCGTCCCATGATGACTATGCAACAACCCGAAAGCCCGCTAATGCGGGCTTTCTGCTTTCTGGAGCAATGCCGCCAACCCCTGTCCGGGAGGTTGGCGACAGCTCTTCAATCAGCCGGGCTACACATACTCGGGCGCAGCATGCGGCGTGTAAGGCGCAGCCAGACGCGCAAGCTCCTCAGCCTCCAGCTCAAGATCCAGCGAACCGAGCAGATCGTCCAACTGTTCCAGGCAGGTCACGCCAATGATCGGTGACGCCACGGCCGGCTGCCTGAGCAGCCAGGCCAACGCCACCTGAGCCTTGGTCACACCCCGCTCGCGGGCAATCGCCTCGACCACGGCAATGATCTGCCGATCGCTGTCCTGTGCCGACTGGTACAGCCAGGACTGCACCTTGTCGCTATCGGCACGCGGCGAACCACCCTCGCCGACCCGCGCCAGCTTGCCCCTGGCCAGCGGACTCCACGGTGTCAGGCCAACCCCCTCGTCGACACAGTAGGGCTGCATCTCCCGCTCTTCCTCGCGGTTGAGCAGGTTGTAGTGACTTTGCATGCTGACAAAACGCGTCCAGCCATTGAGCGTGGCCAGGTACTGTGCCTTGACGAACTGCCAGGCATGCATCGACGAGGCGCCTATGTAGCGGACCTTCCCCATCTTCACCAAATCATGCAGCGCCTCCATCGTCTCCAGGATGGGGGTCTGATAGTCCCACCTGTGAACGATGTACAGATCGATATAGTCCGTGCGCAAGCGCTTCAGGCTGGCGTCGACTTCGCGAAAGATCGCCTGCCGCGAAAGCCCTCCCGACAAAGGACCGTCAGTCATGGCCTCATAGACCTTGGTCGCCAGCACCACCTCATGGCGAGCCTTGAGCTTGAACAAGGCGTTGCCGAGGATTTCTTCGCTCGATCCCTGGGAGTAGATATTCGCCGTATCGAGGAAGTTGATCCCGAGGTCCAGGGCCCTGCCCAGAATCCGTTCGCTTTCCTCCGCCCCCAGGGTCCAGGCATGGGTACCCCGCGCAGACTCGCCAAAGCTCATGCACCCCAAGGCCAGCCTGGAGACCCTCAATCCGCTGCGTCCCAGCTTGGTATACAACATCGACGCCTCCTCCCTCAGGTGGGATCGCGAGCCACCAGCTTGTCCCAAGAAGTTTCCGACTCATCCAGAGGAACATCGAGACTGGCCAGGTACATGGCAGTCATGGCGCAGTGGCCGGCCAGATGAGTGATCTCGGCCACTTCATTCTGCGAATAGAACTCGCGCAGCGCCCAGAACGCCTCGGCGCTTGCCTTGTGCTCCAGGGTGCATTCGGACACGTACACCAGCAGCGCAACGCGCTTGGGCTCCATGCGCTCATAACGACCGTGCTCGATATCGTCGATTTCGCTCTCGGTCAAACCGGCCTTGATCGCCAGCGGATAGTGAATCAGTCGCTCAAAGGCACTCTCCAGCAACTTGGCCACGCGCATCACCAGAACCTCACGCTCCAGGAACGAGATCAGCCCGACCGTGAATGACCCGCCCAGGGTCAGATGTGGCCCCGCAGAGCCTTTGGTAAGCAGCAGCGAGCGGGTCAGGTTGGAAGGAAACCGGGCATAGACCTCCAGTTGCTCGGGAGTCATATCGGCAGGGGAAGTTAACTCGACTCGATTTTTACTCATGTCAGACACCTTGGTTATTGAAGGTTGAGAGAGTGAGGCAGTGCATTGCTGATAGCGTCGATGCCCTTTGTGTAAGCCGCCGCATCCAGTGCGACTATCGATTGAATATGCCCGTCCGGCCGCACGATGATGCTCTGCGGCCGCGTCCCCAATCGATCTAGCAGTTTGCCCAGAGGCATCGCCCCCAGATTGATCACCTTGTGCCCCGGCATGGCGGCATCGAGTTCCTGGCTGAAGGCCGACCAGGTTTCATAGACGTAAGTCTTTCCGGGCCACAGCAGGATGGAATAGGCGTCTTTGGCGAGTACCGGCGCCTGCCAGTTTTCCGTCCAGCTGAGGGGAATCCTGTCGCCTGCACAAAAGGGTCGTTTCTTGCCGGGGAACAGCCGGTTATCCGGCTTGGCGACGCTGGAATCCAGCTGCGCGAACCTTGGCGAGACATAGTTCTCCAAGACCCTGGTCAGCGAAGCGAGCTTGAACGCGGCATCGCGCAGGACTATCTGCGGCGTGCGCCGATACAGGCTCATCTTGGCCAGGCTGGTGGACAAGGCCGATACCCGGTTGACCGAGTCGAGCCGTTCCCGGGTATAGGACTCCAGAATGTCCGGCGACAGGCTGCCCCTGATCACTCCGCCCAGCTTCCAGCCCAGATTGACCGCATCCTGGAACCCGGTGTTGAGCCCCTGAGCACCGGAGGGGCTCATCGCATGGGCCGCATCGCCGACGATAAACACCCGGTTCTTCTTGAAACGGTTGGCGGTACGCACATGGGCGGTGAAGATCCCGCTGAACTTCATTTCCCCCAGTTTCTTCACCCCGGGCACCCGGTGCTCCAGCAAGGTATTGAAGAACTCCCGGTCGGGCTGGTCGCCGGTATATTCCGGCGGCACGCTGGCACCGACCCGGAACACGCCATCGCCCAGCGGGGCCAGTACCATGTTGCCGGACCTGTGCATGTAGTAGGCGGCTTCGCTGCTGGTGGTTTGCCCTGTCAGCTCGGCATCGGTAATGGCCAGGCGGATCGGCATCGAGTAGCCGCTGAAATCGAACTCGAAGGCAGAACGCACGCTGCTTTGAAAACCGTCGGCGCCGACCACCCAATCGAAGCTGCAACGCTGCTCGGCCCCGGACCTGTCCCTGAGGGTCACGCTGACACTGTCCAGATCCTGCTCGCCACCAACGAACTCGCAGCCATATTCGATCGCAATGCCCTGGGCGGTGAGCGCCGACTCCAGTATGCGTTCGGTCTTGGCCTGGGGAATGGTGATGCCAAATGGATAGGGGGTATCGCTCAGGGTGTTGAAACGTATGAGTCCAACTCTTTTCTTGTTGGAGTAATAGTTCATCTGATCGAAGTAGTGCCCTTCACGGACAATCGCTTCGGACACGCCAGTACGGTCCATCAGCTCCAGAATCCGCGGCCAGACGATGGTCGCCTTCGAATGCGGGGAAACCCGCACGTCCCTGGAAATCACTCGGGCCTGAACCCCGTACAGGGCCAACTCCAGGGCCAGCAACATGCCAACCGGCCCCGCGCCAACTATCAGGACTTTCGACTCCTGCTCTTTAGTGCGCATATTCAACACCTTTGGTGAGAGTCTGATTCGACAGTTTCAAGATGATCATCAAACCAACCAGCGAGACGGCCGAAATGACGATCAAGGCCTCCTGCATGGCAACCGCCAGATGCTCGATCAACACTTCCCGGGGTAGCGACAGCAATCGGGCCGCTCTTTCCAGATCGCCTTGCACCAGGACCGAGAGCCCCGCGTCGCGGTCATCGGCCTGGCGGCCGAGCAGCGCCATGATCACCATGCCCAGCAAGGGAATGGTCAGGGCCTCACCTCCCAGGCGAAAGGTATTGAACATGCCGGCCGCCATTCCCGAGCGCTGGGGCGGAACCACACTGACCGCCGCACCATCGAGATAGGACAGGGACACGCCGAAGGAGGCGCCGGTTATAAAGAGCGGCACAGCCAGGTTGAGCAGCGTGGGGCTGGCAATCACCCAGGCCAGGGACAGCGGGCCGAGCACCATGAAGGCGAAAGTCACGACCATCAGTGTCCTGAGCGGCAACTGCTGGCGCATCAGACTGGAGAACAATGGAAGCAGCAGCGAAGGCAATGTTGAGCACATCAAGGCGATGCCTATTTCCATGGCACTCATGCCAGCAACCACCGTCAGGTACTGGGGCAGGTAGAACAGCAGGCTGATGTAACCGAAGCCAAGAAACACCGGCGTGACGCAGACCGCCAGGAACTGCCGGTTGCGCAACAGCTGAAGGTTGACAATTGGATGGGCCGCGCGGCTCTCGACCTTGACGAAAACCGGAACCAGCAGCGCGGCGCCGATAAAGAGGCACAGCACCGTCGGGTCCGACCAACCTGCGCCGGGCACCATGGAAAAGGCCGAAACCAGCAGAATCAGGCAACTGGTGAACAGCACCCCACCGCTCCAGTCGACCGCCTGCCGCTCCAGGGAACGGCTTTCCGGCAACCCCAGCCCCAACAGAGCGACCATCCCCAGCACCGCGGCGATCACGGCAAAGAACGGGCGCCAGCTGTACAGCAACGACACCAGGCTACCGGCCACCAGAGGGCCGACCGCAAGGCCCAGCCCCAGCGCCGTACCGAATACAGTGAACGCCCGGACCCGCGCCGGACCCGTGTAGGCCAGGGCCAGAATCGCCGTTCCGGCCGTGGTCACGGCCGCCGCCCCGACGCCGGTCAGCGCCCTGGCGGCAATCAGTTGCGTCAGACTGCCAGCGCCCGCCGCCGCCGCGCTGGCGATGGCAAACAACGCCAGGCCGGCGATAAAGGACAACTTGCGCCCCAGGGCATCGGCCATCACCCCGGTCATCGCCATAAAGGCCGCGTAACTCACCATGAATGAGCAGATCACCCACTGCGTCTGCAGGTAGCTCGAAGCGAAACCCTGGGCAATCGGCAGTACCAGGACACCCGATCCGGTGATGGTCAGGGGGATCACGAACAACGCGATACAGACGACGACCAGGGCATATGCTGGTCTGGATGCAACGGCTGACGAGTCCATGTCATGAGTCCTCAGTCAGTCACGGGTCAAGGAAGTCAAGCGATGGACTTCGCTACGTTCGATCAGGTGCTTGGCATTGGCAATGAAATGCTCGGTATAGGGCATGCCCATATGATCGGAAATAGCCGAATCATCTTGCCAACGCTCGACCAGAGCGAACCCGCCAACCTCTGGCGACTGTTCGTAAAGTTCAAACCGCTGACAACCCGGCTCATTCAATGTTTGCGCCGCAAGTTCATTGAAGTGTCGACCAAGTTCAACTCGATTGGTCGCGCTCACACTGAAGAACACCACGATATCAATACTCATCACAGATCTCCGAAGTTAAGAAAAGTCAGCAACTATTGACTCTGGCTGAAAGTTGACGCCAAGCAGGCTCAAGTCTTTTCCTGACACCCTGATCATCAACCCATGACCATGTTCCAAAAAACTGGAAGCAGCCGGCACGCCCAGCACGTGATGTGCGAACAGGGCAATAACTCCGCCATGGGAAACCACCAGTGTGCGTGTCAGGTTGTTTGCCGCTATTGCTTCAATTGCGCGAATGAAACGTTGTAGAGCCGCCTGTCCCGACTCGCCTCCCGGCGGGGCGTAGTCAAGTTTCATCAACTTTTCCGGCAACTGCGGATCGAGCTGCAATTGCTCGGATTTGGCTTGGCCATCCAATTCACCCAGGTTTCTCTCCGCCAGATCAGCGCAGACGAACCTGAGGGCTTGGGTGGCGTCCGCCAATAAGTCAGCGGAACTCATGGCGCGTCGGTAATGGGAGCTGTAAACCCCATCCCAGGCCTGCTCCCGAAGCACCCGGGCAGCACTCAGGAATCGCGCGACTCCCACTTCATGCAGGTCCGGGTCGGATTGCCCCTGGAAAACGCCACTCAGGTTCTGTGGCGTTTCACCGTGCCGCAAGATGACGATAAACATCAGGCGGCATTGCTCAACAGTATGCTGTCAACCGACTTGGCGATGCTGTGTTCGGGAGCGATAGTTCCATCCGGCACCTTGATATCGAAACCTCGTTCCAGCGCCATTGAAACTTCCAGCAATGTCAGCGAGTCCAGATTCAACTCCTCATACACCGCATCGGCATGCAGTTGCTGGGCGGGAACCTGATACTTCTCTTTCAACATCAAGGTAATTGCTTCAATCAGTTTGTCTTTCATTTGGCTACCCCTGTCGCGCTCATATGCTTGATGAATGGAACACTTTGCAAGTCAGGCCAGTTCAACAACGCAGAACCCCAGGTAACACCACCGCCAAAAGCGGTCAGCACTACTCGATCACGCGCTTTGAGCGTGGTGTTCATACAGGCTTGCGTCAGCGCCAGCGGTATAGAAGCGGCCGAGGTATTACCAAACCGATCCAGGGAAACCACTGCACGCTCGTAAGGCACGCCGAGTTGCTCGGCCAAGGCTCTTATAATTCTCAGGTTCGCCTGATGCGGAACCAGGCAATCCACATCCTGAATATCCAGTTGATTGCGCTGTAGCAAACCGAGCACCGAATCGTTCATGCATTGAATTGCCCGCATGAAGACTTCCTTGCCACTCATTGAGAAATAGATGTCGTCGGGGTGTTGCGGCACCGAATTGACTTTCGATTCCACGCCGCCGGCACGAACAGTGATCAGATCCTCAAGGGAGCCATCGCTGCCGGTTTCGATATCCAGCACGTCATCGACATCGGATTCCTGCAGCACCATGGCCCCGGCACCGTCACCGAAAATGGGCACGGTACTGCGATCCTGCCCGTTGATGATCGAGGAAAATACGTCGGCACCGATCACCAATACATGCTTGGCGAATCCCGCCTTGATCGCCGCCGCCCCCACTTGCAATGCATAGATGAAACCCGAACACACGGCATTCACGTCGAAGGCCGAGATCCCGCGCAGCCCGAGTTTCTCCGCAACCTTGGGCGCGGTGGCCGGGCAACGGCGGTCCGGCGTGGTGGTTGCCAGGATCAGCAAGTCGATGTTCAGGCCCACCGATGCGTTTTCGATGGCGGCCCTGGCCGCTTCACTGGCCAGGTCGCTGGTGCAGATACCCTCGGTAACGGCGTAACGCTTCAATATGCCGGTACGGCTGACAATCCATTCGCTGCTGGTATCGAGCCGTTGCTCAAGGTCTTCATTGGTCACTTCCAGGGGAGGCAAGGCGCCTCCCAACCCCGCGATACGAACGCCCATGGTGCTCTCCTAGCGAGGTAACAGATGCGCGACGGAACACGACAGGGTCATGCCACTCAGGTGGCCGACAATCTCCGCCACTCGCCAGTCCTCACCCTTGACCGTCACTATGTTGGCGTCCTTGAGTTCGGTCATCAGCACCCTGGCGCTAGCGCTGCGCCTGGCCGGGTCCTGCGCGGTAATGGTGGTGGTTCTCATCCACAGGGTGTTGGATTGACCCCGCTGCAGATTGTCGAGTTTGTAGAGCAGCGCCTGGGCGATTTGCAGGTGACTGACAAAGGCATCGATAGGGGTCACGACTTGCGGGTAGCTGGCTTCGATACCACCACTGGCAGTGCCTGGTTCTTCATCGACGACAACCAGTTTCGAAATCGCCTTGAGCGGTGAATCGAAAACTATGTCGTCAATCAGTTGGGTGCGTTTCCTGAAGCCTTCCACATAGTAGTTATTACCACTGCCATCCTGGTTCAGCCTGTCGCCAGCCGCCACCGGCCGGATGATCTCCAGTTGCAGGGCCATCGCGCCGACATGTCCGGAAAATACCAGGCAGGTATCACCCTGGGCATCGACTTGCGGGAGCTCCTCGTGCATATGCGCCTGGATCTCGCGCAGGTCTTCCTCAGGCTTCTTGCCGGCCTTTATCGATATCCGCCGGACCCAGCAACAATCGATGTTTGCAAACTTTTCCAGGAGCACGTCCTGACAAAGATTGATGGCAATGGCCAATGCATCGATAGTGCTCAGATGAGGCACCAGTTCACCACTGCCGATTTTTTTCGACCAACCAGCCGGATAGCTCAAGCTGACACTCGAATCTACCGAAGTATCAGTAAGACTTAGATGTCTGGTGCCATATTCAACACGCTTGAAACCTGCACCGAAGAATCGGTCCGCCGCGGGCCCAAGATGGTTCTCTATATGACTGAAGTTAACATCTCTCACAACTACCTCCTTTAGCAATCAAACGATTGCCAGCACGCTGCTAGACACTTCAAAAAACCTTCGACAACAGAGACAGGAAACAATTAAGTTCCAATATCAACGAGCGAGCCATTCAACAAAACACCCATGAAACAAAAAGTAACAAACGTTATTATCCATTACAACCTACTAATTCTGGTAGGTAACTAAGTACTTCCTAATGACACAACACCCAACTTCGACGACAAGTAACCAAAAAACACAAATGTTCAACACAAGAACTGACTAAGTGATCACCAAAATGAACCCGCAATAAAAATGCGCCACATTAATGGCGCCTGAAAATATTCATAAAAGTTAATTGAATGCGCAGCGACAATAGCCCCATGTTGGTGCACGGGACTTCCAGGTATTAGCCATTAGCCGCTCAAGCAAGAACCCGCCACGCCGGCTGCGGCCATCACAGCAAGCCTTGCGCCGCCGCGTAGGCAGCGGCGAAGGTCTTGTTGGGGGCATGGAATTTCTTCTGGATGCTCTTTAGATGAAAATTCACCGTGTTTTCGGAGATTCTCAGAATCATGGATATTTCCCCGGAACTTTTGCCGTCGGCCGTCCACTGCAGTATTTCCTTTTCCCTCTTGGTCAGGCTGGCGGATTCAGCCACCAGAGCCTCGTCTTTAGTTCGGGCAAGGGTTTCCACAAGAATATCCAGCATCAACTTGAAGCCCAGCCCGATATTCGCCACTTCAGCCTCGGAAACCACTCCCTGGCTACGCGAGAAAGATAAAAATCTGACGGTATTATCAGAGCCTTTGTTGGACAGTGTCACACCCTCGCATAGGCCATATTCTTTCGCCTCACTGAATAACAAGGGGTTCTCCTCGCGCAACTTGTCACTCCACACCACTACATTGGTGGTACGCAGTGCATGCTCCACGGCCGGGTCGGTGGCCGCATAGTTCCTGACCCGATAGATATCCATCCAGGCTTCCGGATAGGTTCCACGCAATCGGGTATCGGGTCGGGTAAAAGGCGTGGACTTCTTTACACCGAATGCAAATACATCGAAGCCGTGACGCTGAGTTTCAATCTCGATGATATTCAATGCCTGTACCGAGGAACTTACCGCCATCATCCGCAGACGGAAGTCCATCAACCACTGGAGAGACATACTATTACTGCCCATAAGTTATCCCTTACACATACTTCTTACGCCAGTTAGCAATCGCTCATCCGCAAATGGATTGCGATACTGCTACAGCTGACTGCCTGAAAACTGTGTATATGACGCAACATCCAACCAAGGCTTGTTGGCGATGACTTGCTCATCGCGCTCCTTCTAGCCGAAGGACATCAATAGTGTCTCTGGTGTATCCGCTCCTCTTGGGTACGTAGCCGTCACCCCGGGAACTCTTTCTTGTGGGCAGTAACGGACCGTCCGCTCTCAGCGCATCGTCAGGCCGCCATCGACCGCGTATTGGCTCCCGGTCACATAGGAGGAGTCGTCCGAGAGGAGAAACAACGCGACCGCCGCGGCTTCGGCAGCGGTACCGACCCGCCGCAGCGGCAACTGGGTGGCGAGTCCATCCTCGAACTGGCGGCGAATGTCCTGTGCCATGAAGTTACGGAAATTGGTCTCGATCGGCCCCGGCACCAGCACATTGACCCTGATCCCCTGCGGACCAAGGGCAGCGGCACAACAACGGGCCATGGAGATCATCGCGCCCTTGGTGGCCGCATAGACACTGGTCATGGGCGAGGACTCATAGGCGGAGGTCGAGGACGTCAGCACCACCGACGCATTGGGTCGCAGCAATCCGCTCAGCCCGGCCAATTGCAGCAAAGGCCCCCTGGCGTTGGCATTCATCATGCGATCGAAGAAGCCGGCATCCACCTCTTCGAGCGGCCCCACCTGTGCATAACCGGCATTGAGCCAAAGCCCGTCGAGCCCGCCCAGTTGCCGAACCCGCTCCACCAGTTGCTGCGTCGCTTCGGGATCGGCCGCATCGTTCCTGAAAACCAAGGCATCTGCCGGAAGAAGCTGCGCGGCTTCCTCGAGATGCTCGGCGCTGTAGCCCGTCACGGCCACCTGGCCACCCTCATCGGCAATGCGCTTGGCTCCTGCCAGCCCCATGCCGCTGGTGCCCCCGGTAATCAGGACGCGTTTTCCGGAAAATCTGCCCACAGGTCAACCTCCATTGTTAACGTGAAATGCTCAATGCGCAGGAAGTATTGCGTATGCGGGGTCAATTGATAATGCATAATTATCCGCATGACCCATTAAGGAAGTGGACATAATGCGAGGCAATGAATACGCCCAGCTCCAGGCGTTCGCCGCCGTCATTCAACAAGGAAGTTTTGTCCGCGCCGCCGCCCATCTCGGCATGTCCGCTTCTGCCCTCAGCCAGACCATCCGCAACATGGAGGAGCGCCTGGGCGTTCGCCTGGTCAATCGCACCACACGCAGCGTCTCACCCACCGAAATGGGCGCCCGGCTCCTGGCAGACCTGCTGCCCGCGCTGGCATCCCTGGATACCGCGCTGGCCAGGCTCAAGACCTCCAGCAAGGGCCCCCACGGGCTGCTGCGCATCAATACCACCCGAGTGGCGGCCGTTCACTACCTGGCACCGCTGATCGGCCCTTTTCTCCAGGCCTACCCCGACATTCAGTTCGATGTGGTCACCGACGAACGCCTGGTGGACATAGTCGCCGGCGGTTTCGATGCCGGGGTCCGACTTGGCAAGAAACTCGACAAGGACATGGTCGCCCAGGGGCTCGGCGGTGATCAGGAAATGCTGGTGGTCGCCTCCGCCGCCTACCTGGAGCGTTGTGGGATACCGCGCACCCCTCAGGAACTGATACACCACCAGTGCCTGACTTACCGCTGGCCCACGGACGGCAGCCTGTATCGCTGGGAATTCGAGCGCAACGGCGAACTGCTGGAGATCGAGGTCAAGGGACCATTGGTGGTTACCGAGCCGGAAATGCTTACCCGCGTGGTCCTCGACGGGGTCGGCATCGCCTACCTGTTCCGCCATCAGGTGGCGGCCCTGGTGGAAAGCGGCCAACTGATCCACCTGCTCAAGGAGTGGACACCGGCCTTCCCCGGGTTCTACCTGTATTACCCCAGCCAACGGCAAATGGCGCCGTCGCTGCGGGCCTTTATCGATTTCGTCATGCAACACTCGCAAGCGCGGCCTGGCGCAGCCGGTACTCTCGTGGAGAGCAGGCCATCACCCGCTTGAAGGCATTGCTGAAAGCGCTGTCGGAGTCATAGCCCAGCGCCTGTGCGATCGAGGAGATGCTGCCCTGATGCCGGCGCAGTTCCCGGGAGGCCAGCTGCATGCGCCAGCGCAGCACATAGGCCAGCGGCCCCATGCCGAGTTTCTGCTTGAAACGCAGCGCCAGCGTCGAACGCGACATGCCCACCTGCCTGGCCAGCAGATTGACCGTCCAGCGCTGTTCGGGCTCGGCGTGTATGGCTTGAATGGCAGCGTTGATCCGCGGGTCCGAGAGTGCCGCCAGCCACCCGGGCGGATGCTCCCGGGTCGCCGCCAGATAGAGTCGCAGCACCTGCACCAGCATCAGGTGCCCCAGTTGCCGCACGATCAGAGATGACCCCGGCAGAGTGCTGGGCAGCTCGCTTTTCAATTGCTGCAATGCCCACTGCAACACACAGGCCTGATCCGACTGGCCATTGACCGTAACGACCGCGGGCAGACCATCC harbors:
- a CDS encoding aldo/keto reductase, which encodes MLYTKLGRSGLRVSRLALGCMSFGESARGTHAWTLGAEESERILGRALDLGINFLDTANIYSQGSSEEILGNALFKLKARHEVVLATKVYEAMTDGPLSGGLSRQAIFREVDASLKRLRTDYIDLYIVHRWDYQTPILETMEALHDLVKMGKVRYIGASSMHAWQFVKAQYLATLNGWTRFVSMQSHYNLLNREEEREMQPYCVDEGVGLTPWSPLARGKLARVGEGGSPRADSDKVQSWLYQSAQDSDRQIIAVVEAIARERGVTKAQVALAWLLRQPAVASPIIGVTCLEQLDDLLGSLDLELEAEELARLAAPYTPHAAPEYV
- a CDS encoding carboxymuconolactone decarboxylase family protein gives rise to the protein MSKNRVELTSPADMTPEQLEVYARFPSNLTRSLLLTKGSAGPHLTLGGSFTVGLISFLEREVLVMRVAKLLESAFERLIHYPLAIKAGLTESEIDDIEHGRYERMEPKRVALLVYVSECTLEHKASAEAFWALREFYSQNEVAEITHLAGHCAMTAMYLASLDVPLDESETSWDKLVARDPT
- a CDS encoding FAD-dependent oxidoreductase, producing the protein MRTKEQESKVLIVGAGPVGMLLALELALYGVQARVISRDVRVSPHSKATIVWPRILELMDRTGVSEAIVREGHYFDQMNYYSNKKRVGLIRFNTLSDTPYPFGITIPQAKTERILESALTAQGIAIEYGCEFVGGEQDLDSVSVTLRDRSGAEQRCSFDWVVGADGFQSSVRSAFEFDFSGYSMPIRLAITDAELTGQTTSSEAAYYMHRSGNMVLAPLGDGVFRVGASVPPEYTGDQPDREFFNTLLEHRVPGVKKLGEMKFSGIFTAHVRTANRFKKNRVFIVGDAAHAMSPSGAQGLNTGFQDAVNLGWKLGGVIRGSLSPDILESYTRERLDSVNRVSALSTSLAKMSLYRRTPQIVLRDAAFKLASLTRVLENYVSPRFAQLDSSVAKPDNRLFPGKKRPFCAGDRIPLSWTENWQAPVLAKDAYSILLWPGKTYVYETWSAFSQELDAAMPGHKVINLGAMPLGKLLDRLGTRPQSIIVRPDGHIQSIVALDAAAYTKGIDAISNALPHSLNLQ
- a CDS encoding MFS transporter; the encoded protein is MDSSAVASRPAYALVVVCIALFVIPLTITGSGVLVLPIAQGFASSYLQTQWVICSFMVSYAAFMAMTGVMADALGRKLSFIAGLALFAIASAAAAGAGSLTQLIAARALTGVGAAAVTTAGTAILALAYTGPARVRAFTVFGTALGLGLAVGPLVAGSLVSLLYSWRPFFAVIAAVLGMVALLGLGLPESRSLERQAVDWSGGVLFTSCLILLVSAFSMVPGAGWSDPTVLCLFIGAALLVPVFVKVESRAAHPIVNLQLLRNRQFLAVCVTPVFLGFGYISLLFYLPQYLTVVAGMSAMEIGIALMCSTLPSLLLPLFSSLMRQQLPLRTLMVVTFAFMVLGPLSLAWVIASPTLLNLAVPLFITGASFGVSLSYLDGAAVSVVPPQRSGMAAGMFNTFRLGGEALTIPLLGMVIMALLGRQADDRDAGLSVLVQGDLERAARLLSLPREVLIEHLAVAMQEALIVISAVSLVGLMIILKLSNQTLTKGVEYAH
- a CDS encoding putative quinol monooxygenase codes for the protein MSIDIVVFFSVSATNRVELGRHFNELAAQTLNEPGCQRFELYEQSPEVGGFALVERWQDDSAISDHMGMPYTEHFIANAKHLIERSEVHRLTSLTRD
- a CDS encoding histidine phosphatase family protein yields the protein MFIVILRHGETPQNLSGVFQGQSDPDLHEVGVARFLSAARVLREQAWDGVYSSHYRRAMSSADLLADATQALRFVCADLAERNLGELDGQAKSEQLQLDPQLPEKLMKLDYAPPGGESGQAALQRFIRAIEAIAANNLTRTLVVSHGGVIALFAHHVLGVPAASSFLEHGHGLMIRVSGKDLSLLGVNFQPESIVADFS
- a CDS encoding phosphopantetheine-binding protein — its product is MKDKLIEAITLMLKEKYQVPAQQLHADAVYEELNLDSLTLLEVSMALERGFDIKVPDGTIAPEHSIAKSVDSILLSNAA
- a CDS encoding beta-ketoacyl-ACP synthase III; the protein is MGVRIAGLGGALPPLEVTNEDLEQRLDTSSEWIVSRTGILKRYAVTEGICTSDLASEAARAAIENASVGLNIDLLILATTTPDRRCPATAPKVAEKLGLRGISAFDVNAVCSGFIYALQVGAAAIKAGFAKHVLVIGADVFSSIINGQDRSTVPIFGDGAGAMVLQESDVDDVLDIETGSDGSLEDLITVRAGGVESKVNSVPQHPDDIYFSMSGKEVFMRAIQCMNDSVLGLLQRNQLDIQDVDCLVPHQANLRIIRALAEQLGVPYERAVVSLDRFGNTSAASIPLALTQACMNTTLKARDRVVLTAFGGGVTWGSALLNWPDLQSVPFIKHMSATGVAK
- a CDS encoding AvrD family protein → MRDVNFSHIENHLGPAADRFFGAGFKRVEYGTRHLSLTDTSVDSSVSLSYPAGWSKKIGSGELVPHLSTIDALAIAINLCQDVLLEKFANIDCCWVRRISIKAGKKPEEDLREIQAHMHEELPQVDAQGDTCLVFSGHVGAMALQLEIIRPVAAGDRLNQDGSGNNYYVEGFRKRTQLIDDIVFDSPLKAISKLVVVDEEPGTASGGIEASYPQVVTPIDAFVSHLQIAQALLYKLDNLQRGQSNTLWMRTTTITAQDPARRSASARVLMTELKDANIVTVKGEDWRVAEIVGHLSGMTLSCSVAHLLPR
- a CDS encoding autoinducer binding domain-containing protein, which encodes MGSNSMSLQWLMDFRLRMMAVSSSVQALNIIEIETQRHGFDVFAFGVKKSTPFTRPDTRLRGTYPEAWMDIYRVRNYAATDPAVEHALRTTNVVVWSDKLREENPLLFSEAKEYGLCEGVTLSNKGSDNTVRFLSFSRSQGVVSEAEVANIGLGFKLMLDILVETLARTKDEALVAESASLTKREKEILQWTADGKSSGEISMILRISENTVNFHLKSIQKKFHAPNKTFAAAYAAAQGLL
- a CDS encoding SDR family oxidoreductase, coding for MGRFSGKRVLITGGTSGMGLAGAKRIADEGGQVAVTGYSAEHLEEAAQLLPADALVFRNDAADPEATQQLVERVRQLGGLDGLWLNAGYAQVGPLEEVDAGFFDRMMNANARGPLLQLAGLSGLLRPNASVVLTSSTSAYESSPMTSVYAATKGAMISMARCCAAALGPQGIRVNVLVPGPIETNFRNFMAQDIRRQFEDGLATQLPLRRVGTAAEAAAVALFLLSDDSSYVTGSQYAVDGGLTMR